In Persicimonas caeni, a single window of DNA contains:
- a CDS encoding shewanella-like protein phosphatase, whose translation MFRLSTIILAAALLLAACDRPAKTDAPAPTEAPQAAKEKPVDEQPTLRFDSPGEPIATRHPEASRVVAIGDVHGDLEAFERALRLSGLIDDEGNWTGGETVFVQTGDLLDRGDDEPEIIALMERLEKQAKAAGGKVVALNGNHETMNVRGDLRYVTPEGFTDFHGVEGVQTDRPGFERVPEDKRERLAAFLPGGPVAKLLSHHNMVAVVGDSVFVHGGLLPEHADYGIERINDETRRWMLGEADAPAFMQSRDPMPPNWVRLYSRQTNEAACETLDAALEKLGAERMVVGHTPQMSGITSACDGKVWRIDVGMSAHYGGTPQALEISGDEVRVLRENE comes from the coding sequence ATGTTCCGACTGTCCACGATCATCTTGGCCGCGGCGCTTCTGCTCGCCGCGTGCGACCGCCCTGCAAAGACCGACGCGCCCGCGCCAACCGAGGCTCCCCAAGCTGCAAAAGAGAAGCCCGTCGACGAGCAGCCCACGCTTCGCTTCGACTCGCCCGGCGAACCCATCGCCACGCGCCACCCCGAAGCGTCGCGCGTGGTCGCCATCGGCGACGTCCACGGCGACCTCGAGGCCTTCGAGCGTGCGTTGCGGCTGAGCGGCCTCATCGACGACGAGGGCAACTGGACCGGCGGCGAGACTGTGTTCGTGCAGACGGGCGACCTGCTCGACCGCGGCGACGACGAGCCCGAGATCATCGCGCTGATGGAGCGGCTCGAAAAGCAGGCCAAAGCGGCCGGCGGCAAGGTCGTCGCCCTCAACGGCAACCACGAGACGATGAACGTGCGCGGCGACCTTCGCTACGTGACCCCCGAGGGTTTTACCGATTTTCACGGCGTCGAGGGCGTCCAAACCGACCGCCCCGGCTTCGAGCGCGTGCCCGAAGACAAGCGCGAACGGCTCGCCGCGTTCTTGCCCGGCGGGCCGGTCGCCAAGCTCTTGTCTCACCACAATATGGTCGCCGTGGTGGGCGACTCGGTCTTCGTCCACGGCGGCTTACTCCCCGAGCATGCCGACTACGGCATCGAGCGCATCAACGACGAGACTCGCCGGTGGATGCTCGGCGAGGCTGACGCGCCGGCGTTCATGCAGAGCCGCGATCCGATGCCGCCCAACTGGGTGCGCCTGTACTCGCGACAGACGAACGAAGCCGCCTGCGAAACGCTCGACGCCGCCCTCGAGAAGCTCGGCGCCGAGCGCATGGTCGTCGGGCACACGCCCCAGATGAGCGGGATTACGTCGGCCTGCGACGGTAAGGTGTGGCGTATCGACGTGGGCATGTCGGCCCACTACGGCGGCACGCCGCAGGCCCTGGAGATTAGCGGCGACGAAGTGCGCGTGCTGCGTGAAAACGAGTAA
- a CDS encoding TlpA family protein disulfide reductase: MKFDALFSKLLLALLVATLGASVGCKSEQTEPAEESKPAEESKPAEESKQDEPAKPEEPTEQAPEPKPADEVSTVMGDGDLVGLVSREMIVSQREDWKEAIANATVDEKAAKALAEVVPGARVTIYFGAWCEDCRRELPRFFKALDTAGEVPFTYELVGVDKYFQADEVSQVPLDLPAIPTFVVDRDGQVVGSVVEKAPNSIEQDVLSLLSGQKTGVLSATR, translated from the coding sequence ATGAAGTTCGACGCCCTCTTTTCGAAACTCCTCCTCGCCCTTCTCGTCGCTACGCTCGGCGCGAGCGTCGGCTGCAAATCCGAGCAGACCGAGCCGGCCGAAGAGAGCAAACCGGCCGAAGAGAGCAAACCGGCCGAGGAGAGCAAACAAGATGAGCCGGCCAAACCAGAAGAACCGACCGAACAAGCCCCCGAGCCCAAGCCGGCCGACGAAGTCTCGACGGTGATGGGAGACGGCGATCTGGTCGGTCTGGTCAGCCGCGAGATGATCGTGAGCCAGCGTGAGGATTGGAAAGAGGCGATCGCCAACGCCACCGTCGACGAGAAGGCCGCCAAGGCGCTGGCCGAGGTCGTGCCCGGCGCTCGGGTGACGATCTATTTCGGCGCCTGGTGCGAGGACTGCCGGCGCGAGTTGCCCCGCTTTTTCAAGGCGCTCGACACCGCCGGCGAGGTCCCTTTCACCTACGAGCTCGTCGGGGTCGACAAGTATTTTCAAGCTGACGAGGTCTCGCAGGTGCCGCTCGACTTGCCCGCCATCCCCACCTTCGTGGTCGACCGCGACGGCCAGGTTGTGGGAAGCGTCGTCGAAAAGGCGCCCAATAGCATCGAGCAGGATGTTCTCTCGCTGCTAAGCGGCCAGAAGACCGGCGTTTTGTCGGCTACGCGCTAA